In a genomic window of Gadus chalcogrammus isolate NIFS_2021 chromosome 17, NIFS_Gcha_1.0, whole genome shotgun sequence:
- the kiaa0232 gene encoding uncharacterized protein KIAA0232 homolog isoform X1: MRPVSTDSDGPAPPQGLSRPRPFPPVGPPLPGSDMSLRQSLGPVQSWLGQELEKCGIDAVIYTRYVLSLLLHDSYDYDLQDQCVPSFHQENDIFLGWEKGAGKKWGKSKRKGGTDLSLEEIKKQAAVQCLRSASDENSGIESLVEELCSKLKDIQNQQKEAKQIRKKSDGSQSPERAESPSSKDQVEMYYEAFPPLCEKPVCLQEIMTVWNKAKACAYSSSSSSAAPQTSTDTSSPKDCNSEGEVTKERSLEPGATTITIEKAHQRQNKEKENRYHGSAAAEERPAVHTKRPMRHRAEGKHRPRSWSSGSSEAGSSSSGNQGDSKSSSNKAVRTRHKSREVGKAKRGRNIGQIKLTTKVNERGERRNAGCSVGGSVGGGPVKQPQLYRKGKRSMKENRKDPSWAEAKESALEARDKKEYMEEPLWYTEPITEYFVPLSSKHSKLETKYRSKAESMESFALSTDMQRLAEGSQGICIANESYQRAYLAAGSFVDGHFVEGPDRVEDEADDLAGNSCCPQPEDGGDLDDKHLSEFTHFYEVDIYQSILDTSASDSIQESRILNMIRQKSKEQRDIEAECCLVLDGLELREESAIRAESQKESESVGFLMQDLDHTALIWGSYSPSSSEDVEGESFVDTPILLSPLLDSVSFTLSMLNPETSRLPEAPGEPSAPNSSCFSLFELQYDSPNVPFPCDSLAVGHENNTDSSSCLDPHSNKQSRLLIWTKNSAFDETEQNCSNLSTRTCSPWSHSEETRSDNEQGNVQMEDPAQIGNEEINCNIAPISGTYLEEEILEFLQEDTGRKCEESNISTPLSQTFTKKSKLESICGIALEDDDSRQYNSGIYSDSTNQQSDDYSSGIIKDIWTAIGEGDPLASQQGVEKPSQGMLLDSPSGYCGSCPEVQAKVSPIQGPAEKAVQRSEYHLWEGKNEEQVSLVKNKLPKADGAGDYMTPSKPWDMTSDKESTSFILGGVYGELKTLSGDKNWAVVPPGEAQGSLLQCAAAAASASGSDMVTVSGADVFMNASSCFAPGHRPLWRPLVSFGQGDHQAIRGGGEEGLNKGFSFIFHEDLLGSYGGFSSKEQDLEYPFASISLTNPFSQVLHVECSFEPEDMASFSPGFKPKSILCSDSESEALQPRIYGINRTQYRAIRISPRTHFRPISASDLSPAGGSDSEAESEKEEISFPDPPPVDVFEDPQADLKPLEEDAECEGPFYGKSELESGKFLPRLKKSGMEKSAQTSLDSQEGSGTLLPIAEQEVCLDCKKAAALSIASERVDVPLSKIDKEAPCGEKDSCLCALADQVHGITYDLIKDKAEFPLLSISGQGGTSTQQDDCWWQNTLCSPLFPGSQCTGSSNI, from the exons TGTGTTCCCTCTTTCCACCAGGAGAACGACATCTTCCTGGGCTGGGAGAAGGGCGCCGGGAAGAAGTGGGGCAAGAgcaagaggaagggagggacggACCTGAGTCTGGAGGAGATCAAGAAGCAAGCCGCCGTGCAGTGTCTGCGTTCTGCCTCTGATGAG AATTCTGGAATTGAGAGCCTGGTTGAAGAGCTTTGCTCCAAGCTCAAGGACATCCAGAACCAACAGAAAG AAGCAAAACAGATCAGAAAGAAATCGGATGGTTCCCAGTCTCCTGAACGAGCAGAGTCCCCCTCTTCAAAGGACCAGGTGGAAAT GTATTATGAAGCCTTCCCTCCTTTGTGCGAGAAACCTGTTTGTCTGCAAGAGATCATGACGGTGTGGAACAAGGCTAAAGCCTGCGCCTACTCGagttcttcctcctctgcagccCCACAGACCAGCACGGACACCTCTTCTCCAAAAGATTGTAACAGCGAGGGAGAGGTGACCAAGGAGAGGAGCCTGGAGCCGGGtgctaccaccatcaccatcgaGAAAGCGCATCAGCGTCAAAACAAGGAGAAGGAAAACCGATACCACGGGAGCGCAGCGGCCGAGGAAAGACCTGCCGTCCACACGAAGAGGCCCATGAGGCACCGAGCAGAGGGGAAGCATCGTCCCCGCTCCTGGTCCTCTGGCTCTAGCGAGGCCGGCTCAAGCTCCAGCGGGAACCAAGGTGACTCCAAATCGTCCAGCAACAAAGCAGTAAGAACCAGGCACAAGTCCAGAGAGGTGGGGAAGGCTAAGAGAGGGCGCAACATTGGACAGATAAAGTTGACCACAAAGGTCAACGAAAGAGGGGAACGAAGGAATGCAGGATGCAGCGTCGGAGGCAGTGTCGGAGGTGGCCCAGTCAAACAACCACAGCTTTACAGAAAGGGGAAGAGGTCGATGAAGGAGAACCGTAAAGATCCGAGCTGGGCAGAGGCTAAAGAGTCTGCCCTTGAGGCTAGGGACAAAAAAGAGTATATGGAGGAGCCCCTTTGGTACACCGAGCCCATCACAGAGTATTTTGTACCTCTCAGCAGCAAACACAGCAAGCTGGAGACGAAGTACCGAAGCAAAGCTGAATCCATGGAAAGCTTTgccctgtccactgacatgcaGAGGCTCGCGGAGGGCAGCCAGGGAATCTGCATCGCCAACGAGAGCTACCAGAGGGCCTACTTGGCGGCGGGCTCCTTCGTAGACGGCCACTTTGTGGAGGGGCCGGACAGAGTGGAAGACGAAGCAGACGACCTCGCCGGAAACTCGTGCTGCCCTCAGCCAGAGGACGGTGGAGATTTAGATGACAAGCATCTGTCCGAATTTACTCACTTCTATGAAGTAGACATATACCAATCCATATTGGATACGAGTGCCTCAGACTCCATACAAGAGAGTCGGATCCTCAACATGATTAGACAAAAAAGCAAAGAGCAAAGAGACATTGAGGCAGAATGTTGTTTAGTATTAGATGGCCTTGAGCTGAGAGAGGAAAGTGCAATAAGGGCAGAATCGCAGAAGGAATCGGAGTCTGTCGGATTCCTAATGCAGGATCTTGACCACACGGCTCTAATCTGGGGGAGCTACTCTCCCTCCAGCTCTGAGgatgtagagggagagagctttGTAGATACTCCTATCCTGCTGTCGCCCCTGCTGGACAGTGTGTCCTTCACCCTGAGCATGCTGAACCCCGAGACGTCCCGTCTTCCTGAAGCCCCCGGGGAGCCATCTGCGCCCAACTCCTCCTGTTTCTCGCTCTTTGAGCTGCAGTACGATAGCCCCAACGTCCCCTTTCCCTGCGACTCACTCGCTGTCGGTCACGAAAACAACACGGATTCAAGTAGCTGTCTCGACCCACATTCTAATAAACAGTCTCGTTTGCTAATATGGACCAAAAATAGTGCCTTTGACGAAACGGAACAGAATTGTTCCAACCTTTCGACGCGAACGTGTAGTCCATGGTCGCACTCTGAGGAGACGCGTTCAGACAACGAGCAAGGGAACGTACAAATGGAGGATCCCGCTCAGATTGGCAACGAAGAAATTAACTGTAATATCGCCCCAATTTCTGGTACCTACCTAGAGGAGGAAATCCTAGAGTTTTTGCAGGAAGATACTGGTCGGAAGTGTGAGGAGAGCAACATTAGCACACCGTTAAGTCAAACATTCACCAAGAAATCTAAATTGGAGTCAATATGTGGCATAGCTTTGGAGGACGACGATAGCAGGCAGTACAACAGTGGCATATATTCTGACAGCACAAACCAACAGAGTGATGATTACAGCTCAGGGATAATTAAGGACATTTGGACAGCCATCGGAGAGGGCGATCCTTTGGCGTCTCAGCAAGGAGTAGAGAAGCCAAGCCAAGGCATGCTTTTGGACAGCCCGAGCGGTTACTGCGGCAGCTGTCCGGAGGTCCAGGCAAAAGTGAGTCCAATTCAGGGCCCCGCGGAGAAGGCGGTGCAGCGATCCGAGTATCACCTGTGGGAGGGCAAAAATGAAGAGCAGGTCAGCCTGGTCAAGAATAAGCTCCCTAAGGCCGATGGTGCCGGGGACTACATGACTCCGTCCAAGCCCTGGGACATGACCTCTGACAAGGAGAGCACGTCGTTCATTCTAGGAGGGGTGTACGGAGAGCTGAAAACGTTGAGCGGAGACAAGAACTGGGCGGTGGTACCGCCTGGTGAAGCCCAGGGAAGCCTGCTGCAGTGTGCGGCGGCGGCAGCTTCGGCCTCCGGCTCGGACATGGTGACTGTATCTGGCGCAGACGTGTTCATGAACGCCAGCAGCTGCTTCGCGCCTGGGCACAGGCCCCTGTGGAGGCCCCTGGTGTCATTTGGGCAGGGCGACCACCAGGCCAtcaggggaggaggtgaagagggaTTGAACAAGGGGTTTTCTTTCATCTTCCATGAAGATTTACTTGGGTCGTATGGAGGCTTCAGCAGCAAGGAGCAAGACCTAGAATACCCGTTTGCATCCATCAGCCTAACAAATCCCTTCTCCCAGGTACTTCATGTCGAGTGTTCCTTCGAGCCTGAGGACATGGCTTCATTTAGCCCGGGGTTCAAACCCAAGTCGATACTTTGCTCAGATTCCGAGAGCGAAGCCCTCCAACCGCGTATATACGGCATCAACCGGACGCAGTACAGGGCCATCCGCATATCCCCCAGGACACACTTCCGGCCGATATCCGCCTCGGACCTGTCTCCCGCCGGAGGTAGTGACTCGGAGGCAGAGTCCGAAAAAGAAGAGATAAGCTTTCCTGACCCGCCACCGGTGGATGTCTTCGAAGACCCGCAGGCGGACCTCAAACCTCTGGAAGAGGACGCAGAGTGTGAGGGCCCTTTCTATGGAAAGTCGGAACTGGAATCTGGGAAGTTCCTGCCCAGATTAAAGAAATCGGGCATGGAGAAGAGTGCCCAGACCTCTCTGGATTCTCAGGAGGGCTCTGGCACCCTCCTTCCCATCGCTGAGCAAGAGGTCTGCCTCGACTGCAAGAAGGCGGCAGCTTTGTCGATCGCGAGTGAAAGGGTCGACGTCCCGCTCAGCAAGATTGACAAGGAGGCTCCTTGTGGGGAAAAAGATTCCTGCTTATGTGCATTGGCAGATCAAGTGCATGGGATCACCTACGACCTCATCAAAGATAAAGCAGAG TTTCCCCTGTTGAGCATAAGTGGACAGGGAGGGACCAGCACCCAGCAGGATGACTGCTGGTGGCAAAACACTCTTTGCTCCCCTCTTTTCCCTGGATCTCAATGTACAG GGAGCAGCAACATTTGA
- the kiaa0232 gene encoding uncharacterized protein KIAA0232 homolog isoform X2 has translation MRPVSTDSDGPAPPQGLSRPRPFPPVGPPLPGSDMSLRQSLGPVQSWLGQELEKCGIDAVIYTRYVLSLLLHDSYDYDLQDQENDIFLGWEKGAGKKWGKSKRKGGTDLSLEEIKKQAAVQCLRSASDENSGIESLVEELCSKLKDIQNQQKEAKQIRKKSDGSQSPERAESPSSKDQVEMYYEAFPPLCEKPVCLQEIMTVWNKAKACAYSSSSSSAAPQTSTDTSSPKDCNSEGEVTKERSLEPGATTITIEKAHQRQNKEKENRYHGSAAAEERPAVHTKRPMRHRAEGKHRPRSWSSGSSEAGSSSSGNQGDSKSSSNKAVRTRHKSREVGKAKRGRNIGQIKLTTKVNERGERRNAGCSVGGSVGGGPVKQPQLYRKGKRSMKENRKDPSWAEAKESALEARDKKEYMEEPLWYTEPITEYFVPLSSKHSKLETKYRSKAESMESFALSTDMQRLAEGSQGICIANESYQRAYLAAGSFVDGHFVEGPDRVEDEADDLAGNSCCPQPEDGGDLDDKHLSEFTHFYEVDIYQSILDTSASDSIQESRILNMIRQKSKEQRDIEAECCLVLDGLELREESAIRAESQKESESVGFLMQDLDHTALIWGSYSPSSSEDVEGESFVDTPILLSPLLDSVSFTLSMLNPETSRLPEAPGEPSAPNSSCFSLFELQYDSPNVPFPCDSLAVGHENNTDSSSCLDPHSNKQSRLLIWTKNSAFDETEQNCSNLSTRTCSPWSHSEETRSDNEQGNVQMEDPAQIGNEEINCNIAPISGTYLEEEILEFLQEDTGRKCEESNISTPLSQTFTKKSKLESICGIALEDDDSRQYNSGIYSDSTNQQSDDYSSGIIKDIWTAIGEGDPLASQQGVEKPSQGMLLDSPSGYCGSCPEVQAKVSPIQGPAEKAVQRSEYHLWEGKNEEQVSLVKNKLPKADGAGDYMTPSKPWDMTSDKESTSFILGGVYGELKTLSGDKNWAVVPPGEAQGSLLQCAAAAASASGSDMVTVSGADVFMNASSCFAPGHRPLWRPLVSFGQGDHQAIRGGGEEGLNKGFSFIFHEDLLGSYGGFSSKEQDLEYPFASISLTNPFSQVLHVECSFEPEDMASFSPGFKPKSILCSDSESEALQPRIYGINRTQYRAIRISPRTHFRPISASDLSPAGGSDSEAESEKEEISFPDPPPVDVFEDPQADLKPLEEDAECEGPFYGKSELESGKFLPRLKKSGMEKSAQTSLDSQEGSGTLLPIAEQEVCLDCKKAAALSIASERVDVPLSKIDKEAPCGEKDSCLCALADQVHGITYDLIKDKAEFPLLSISGQGGTSTQQDDCWWQNTLCSPLFPGSQCTGSSNI, from the exons GAGAACGACATCTTCCTGGGCTGGGAGAAGGGCGCCGGGAAGAAGTGGGGCAAGAgcaagaggaagggagggacggACCTGAGTCTGGAGGAGATCAAGAAGCAAGCCGCCGTGCAGTGTCTGCGTTCTGCCTCTGATGAG AATTCTGGAATTGAGAGCCTGGTTGAAGAGCTTTGCTCCAAGCTCAAGGACATCCAGAACCAACAGAAAG AAGCAAAACAGATCAGAAAGAAATCGGATGGTTCCCAGTCTCCTGAACGAGCAGAGTCCCCCTCTTCAAAGGACCAGGTGGAAAT GTATTATGAAGCCTTCCCTCCTTTGTGCGAGAAACCTGTTTGTCTGCAAGAGATCATGACGGTGTGGAACAAGGCTAAAGCCTGCGCCTACTCGagttcttcctcctctgcagccCCACAGACCAGCACGGACACCTCTTCTCCAAAAGATTGTAACAGCGAGGGAGAGGTGACCAAGGAGAGGAGCCTGGAGCCGGGtgctaccaccatcaccatcgaGAAAGCGCATCAGCGTCAAAACAAGGAGAAGGAAAACCGATACCACGGGAGCGCAGCGGCCGAGGAAAGACCTGCCGTCCACACGAAGAGGCCCATGAGGCACCGAGCAGAGGGGAAGCATCGTCCCCGCTCCTGGTCCTCTGGCTCTAGCGAGGCCGGCTCAAGCTCCAGCGGGAACCAAGGTGACTCCAAATCGTCCAGCAACAAAGCAGTAAGAACCAGGCACAAGTCCAGAGAGGTGGGGAAGGCTAAGAGAGGGCGCAACATTGGACAGATAAAGTTGACCACAAAGGTCAACGAAAGAGGGGAACGAAGGAATGCAGGATGCAGCGTCGGAGGCAGTGTCGGAGGTGGCCCAGTCAAACAACCACAGCTTTACAGAAAGGGGAAGAGGTCGATGAAGGAGAACCGTAAAGATCCGAGCTGGGCAGAGGCTAAAGAGTCTGCCCTTGAGGCTAGGGACAAAAAAGAGTATATGGAGGAGCCCCTTTGGTACACCGAGCCCATCACAGAGTATTTTGTACCTCTCAGCAGCAAACACAGCAAGCTGGAGACGAAGTACCGAAGCAAAGCTGAATCCATGGAAAGCTTTgccctgtccactgacatgcaGAGGCTCGCGGAGGGCAGCCAGGGAATCTGCATCGCCAACGAGAGCTACCAGAGGGCCTACTTGGCGGCGGGCTCCTTCGTAGACGGCCACTTTGTGGAGGGGCCGGACAGAGTGGAAGACGAAGCAGACGACCTCGCCGGAAACTCGTGCTGCCCTCAGCCAGAGGACGGTGGAGATTTAGATGACAAGCATCTGTCCGAATTTACTCACTTCTATGAAGTAGACATATACCAATCCATATTGGATACGAGTGCCTCAGACTCCATACAAGAGAGTCGGATCCTCAACATGATTAGACAAAAAAGCAAAGAGCAAAGAGACATTGAGGCAGAATGTTGTTTAGTATTAGATGGCCTTGAGCTGAGAGAGGAAAGTGCAATAAGGGCAGAATCGCAGAAGGAATCGGAGTCTGTCGGATTCCTAATGCAGGATCTTGACCACACGGCTCTAATCTGGGGGAGCTACTCTCCCTCCAGCTCTGAGgatgtagagggagagagctttGTAGATACTCCTATCCTGCTGTCGCCCCTGCTGGACAGTGTGTCCTTCACCCTGAGCATGCTGAACCCCGAGACGTCCCGTCTTCCTGAAGCCCCCGGGGAGCCATCTGCGCCCAACTCCTCCTGTTTCTCGCTCTTTGAGCTGCAGTACGATAGCCCCAACGTCCCCTTTCCCTGCGACTCACTCGCTGTCGGTCACGAAAACAACACGGATTCAAGTAGCTGTCTCGACCCACATTCTAATAAACAGTCTCGTTTGCTAATATGGACCAAAAATAGTGCCTTTGACGAAACGGAACAGAATTGTTCCAACCTTTCGACGCGAACGTGTAGTCCATGGTCGCACTCTGAGGAGACGCGTTCAGACAACGAGCAAGGGAACGTACAAATGGAGGATCCCGCTCAGATTGGCAACGAAGAAATTAACTGTAATATCGCCCCAATTTCTGGTACCTACCTAGAGGAGGAAATCCTAGAGTTTTTGCAGGAAGATACTGGTCGGAAGTGTGAGGAGAGCAACATTAGCACACCGTTAAGTCAAACATTCACCAAGAAATCTAAATTGGAGTCAATATGTGGCATAGCTTTGGAGGACGACGATAGCAGGCAGTACAACAGTGGCATATATTCTGACAGCACAAACCAACAGAGTGATGATTACAGCTCAGGGATAATTAAGGACATTTGGACAGCCATCGGAGAGGGCGATCCTTTGGCGTCTCAGCAAGGAGTAGAGAAGCCAAGCCAAGGCATGCTTTTGGACAGCCCGAGCGGTTACTGCGGCAGCTGTCCGGAGGTCCAGGCAAAAGTGAGTCCAATTCAGGGCCCCGCGGAGAAGGCGGTGCAGCGATCCGAGTATCACCTGTGGGAGGGCAAAAATGAAGAGCAGGTCAGCCTGGTCAAGAATAAGCTCCCTAAGGCCGATGGTGCCGGGGACTACATGACTCCGTCCAAGCCCTGGGACATGACCTCTGACAAGGAGAGCACGTCGTTCATTCTAGGAGGGGTGTACGGAGAGCTGAAAACGTTGAGCGGAGACAAGAACTGGGCGGTGGTACCGCCTGGTGAAGCCCAGGGAAGCCTGCTGCAGTGTGCGGCGGCGGCAGCTTCGGCCTCCGGCTCGGACATGGTGACTGTATCTGGCGCAGACGTGTTCATGAACGCCAGCAGCTGCTTCGCGCCTGGGCACAGGCCCCTGTGGAGGCCCCTGGTGTCATTTGGGCAGGGCGACCACCAGGCCAtcaggggaggaggtgaagagggaTTGAACAAGGGGTTTTCTTTCATCTTCCATGAAGATTTACTTGGGTCGTATGGAGGCTTCAGCAGCAAGGAGCAAGACCTAGAATACCCGTTTGCATCCATCAGCCTAACAAATCCCTTCTCCCAGGTACTTCATGTCGAGTGTTCCTTCGAGCCTGAGGACATGGCTTCATTTAGCCCGGGGTTCAAACCCAAGTCGATACTTTGCTCAGATTCCGAGAGCGAAGCCCTCCAACCGCGTATATACGGCATCAACCGGACGCAGTACAGGGCCATCCGCATATCCCCCAGGACACACTTCCGGCCGATATCCGCCTCGGACCTGTCTCCCGCCGGAGGTAGTGACTCGGAGGCAGAGTCCGAAAAAGAAGAGATAAGCTTTCCTGACCCGCCACCGGTGGATGTCTTCGAAGACCCGCAGGCGGACCTCAAACCTCTGGAAGAGGACGCAGAGTGTGAGGGCCCTTTCTATGGAAAGTCGGAACTGGAATCTGGGAAGTTCCTGCCCAGATTAAAGAAATCGGGCATGGAGAAGAGTGCCCAGACCTCTCTGGATTCTCAGGAGGGCTCTGGCACCCTCCTTCCCATCGCTGAGCAAGAGGTCTGCCTCGACTGCAAGAAGGCGGCAGCTTTGTCGATCGCGAGTGAAAGGGTCGACGTCCCGCTCAGCAAGATTGACAAGGAGGCTCCTTGTGGGGAAAAAGATTCCTGCTTATGTGCATTGGCAGATCAAGTGCATGGGATCACCTACGACCTCATCAAAGATAAAGCAGAG TTTCCCCTGTTGAGCATAAGTGGACAGGGAGGGACCAGCACCCAGCAGGATGACTGCTGGTGGCAAAACACTCTTTGCTCCCCTCTTTTCCCTGGATCTCAATGTACAG GGAGCAGCAACATTTGA